One Kwoniella dejecticola CBS 10117 chromosome 10, complete sequence DNA window includes the following coding sequences:
- a CDS encoding tryptophan synthase, beta subunit, which yields MSEEIKRVFAAKKEQDQPAFVTFLTAGFPTKDATVPLMLALEAGGADIIELGVPFSDPIADGPTIQKANTVAIENNVHYADCLEYVRQARAQGLKAPVIFMGYYNPLIAYGEDKAVKDAREAGANGYILVDLPPTEAIKFREICQEHAMSYIPLIAPSTSIDRVKFLTSIADSFIYVVSKMGVTGSSAGVAISASLPELVARIRAFTPVPLAVGFGVDNRTHFEFVTSAGSDAVVVGSKIIKLVFDNATNGQAPAEVTKFCKEITLHGQNPPPLGRPKSQTNGDAKVEPVLPIPQGEVAKPELQVNQPGKLPSRFGLFGGAYVPESLVDCLNELEAAHAEASQDPAFWKEFEDMFGYINRPSQLYLAERLTEEMGGARIWLKREDLNHTGSHKINNAVGQILLAKRLGKKRIIAETGAGQHGVATATVCAKFGMQCDIYMGAEDVRRQELNVFRIKMLGGNVIPVTAGSQTLKDAVNEAMREWVTRLEDTHYLIGSAIGPHPFPTIVRDFQRVIGREIKSQMQEKSGKLPDAVVACVGGGSNAIGTFYDFIEDENVRLIGVEAGGHGVDTDLHSATLTKGVIGVVHGASSYIIQSKEGQLVPTHSISAGLDYNSVGPEHSHLKYTGRAEYIVADDTQALKAFKMVTQLEGIIPALESSHGLWGGMQLAKTLPKEHDVVICLSGNGAKDVAEVLLTLKDKKWADKLDWHVAQ from the exons ATGtcggaagagatcaagagagtATTCGCAGCTAagaaagaacaagatcaacctGCTTTCGTCACCTTCTTGACGGCCGGATTCCCAACGAAGGATGCTACGGTACCGTTGATGTTGGCTTTGGAAGCTGGAGGAGCGGATATCATTGAATTAGGTGTACCCTTCAGTGATCCGATTGCGGATGGTCCTACGATCCAAAAAGCTAATACT GTCGCAATTGAGAACAATGTGCATTATGCGGACTGTTTGGAATATGTCAGACAGGCTAGAGCACAGGGATTGAAAGCTCCAGTAATCTTCATGG GTTATTATAATCCGCTGATCGCTTACGGGGAGGATAAAGCTGTAAAGGATGCTAGAGAGGCAGGAGCGAATGGATATATCCTTGTGGATCTGCCGCCTACGGAAGCTATCAAATTCAGAGAAATCTGTCAAGAACATGC CATGTCGTACATCCCCTTGATCGCCCCTTCGACCAGTATCGACCGAGTCAAGTTCTTGACTAGTATCGCAGATTCCTTCATCTACGTTGTATCCAAG ATGGGCGTTACCGGTTCTTCTGCGGGTGTAGCCATCTCCGCCTCCCTTCCTGAACTCGTCGCTCGCATCAGAGCATTCACCCCTGTCCCCCTGGCTGTCGGATTCGGAGTCGACAATCGAACGCATTTCGAATTCGTCACCTCCGCAGGATCTGACGCTGTTGTCGTCGGatccaaaatcatcaaacTCGTCTTCGACAACGCTACCAACGGCCAAGCTCCTGCTGAAGTCACCAAATTCTGCAAAGAGATCACCCTCCACGGCCAGAACCCACCACCCCTTGGACGACCCAAATCGCAGACTAACGGCGATGCAAAAGTCGAGCCAGTACTACCTATCCCGCAAGGTGAAGTGGCCAAGCCGGAGTTACAAGTGAATCAGCCTGGGAAATTACCATCGCGATTCGGTTTGTTCGGAGGAGCGTATGTGCCCGAGTCGCTTGTTGATTGTCTGAACGAGTTGGAAGCTGCTCATGCGGAAGCGAGCCAGGATCCGGCGTTCTGGAAGGAGTTTGAGGATATGTTTGGATATATAAATAGACCGTCGCAGTTGTATTTGGCTGAGAGGTTGACTGAGGAGATGGGAGGTGCGAGGATCTGGTTGAA GCGTGAGGATCTGAACCATACTGGATCCCACAAGATCAATAACGCCGttggacaa atcctcctcgccaAGCGATTGGGTAAAAAACGAATCATCGCCGAGACCGGTGCAGGACAACACGGTGTAGCGACAGCCACTGTCTGTGCCAAGTTCGGCATGCAATGCGATATCTACATGGGAGCAGAGGATGTACGAAGACAAGAGTTGAACGTATTCCGAATCAAGATGTTGGGTGGAAAT GTCATTCCGGTAACGGCGGGATCCCAAACATTGAAAGATGCTGTAAACGAAGCTATGAGAGAATGGGTCACAAGATTGGAAGATACCCATTATTTAATTGGATCAGCCATCGGACCTCACCCGTTCCCTACTATCGTCAGAGATTTCCAACGAGTCATAGGAAGGGAGATCAAATCTCAAATGCAGGAGAAGTCGGGTAAACTGCCTGATGCGGTCGTTGCTTGTGTTGGTGGTGGAAGTAACGCGATCGGAACTTTCTACGATTTcatcgaggacgagaatgTCAGATTGATCGGTGTTGAGGCTGGTGGTCATG GTGTTGATACCGATCTTCACTCTGCTACGTTGACGAAGGGTGTAATTGGTGTTGTCCACGGTGCTTCGTCGTACATCATACAGAGTAAGGAAGGTCAATTGGTGCCTACTCATAGTATTAGTGCTG GTCTCGATTATAACTCTGTCGGACCTGAACACTCTCATCTGAAATACACTGGCCGAGCCGAATACATAGTGGCGGACGATACTCAAGCATTGAAGGCTTTCAAGATGGTCACTCAACTGGAAGGTATCATCCCTGCCTTAGAGTCGAGTCACGGTCTTTGGGGAGGTATGCAATTGGCAAAGACCTTACCGAAAGAACACGATGTTGTTAT CTGCTTGAGTGGTAATGGAGCTAAGGATGTTGCCGAGGTGTTGTTGACGCTAAAAGATAAGAAATGGGCGGATAAGTTGGATTGGCATGTCGCTCAATAG